The following is a genomic window from Lentimicrobiaceae bacterium.
CTGCTGCCCAACATATTTTTCAGCTTTGTTGTAATAAGCAAAGAACCTTCAACAATACCTTTTAGGTCATTGCTTTCGGAGTTTACTTTATTTGCTCTGTCCATATCATCGAGAATGGGAAGCAAATCTTTAATAATATCTTCGGAAGCATGCTGACGCAATTCTATTTTTTCTTTGTTTGTTCTTTTGCGATAGTTATCAAATTCGGAATACAATCGCAAGTAGCGGTCGTTAAGCTCTTCGTATTTTTTGTTTAGTTCGTAATACTCATTTGCACAAACAGTTTCTTCGCTTTTTTTTGTTTCTTCGTTTGAATTTTCCGCTGTATTTGTGTCCGTTTCAGGATTTTCAGTGTTACTTATTTCGATATTGGTCT
Proteins encoded in this region:
- a CDS encoding nucleotide exchange factor GrpE, producing the protein MKKDNRINNKKTKEEEKKTNIEISNTENPETDTNTAENSNEETKKSEETVCANEYYELNKKYEELNDRYLRLYSEFDNYRKRTNKEKIELRQHASEDIIKDLLPILDDMDRANKVNSESNDLKGIVEGSLLITTKLKNMLGSRGLSEIDCIGQDFDTDYHEAITTIKAEDPEMKGKIIDETQKGYKLNEKVIRFSKVIIGE